The following proteins are encoded in a genomic region of Hippoglossus hippoglossus isolate fHipHip1 chromosome 3, fHipHip1.pri, whole genome shotgun sequence:
- the gnb5b gene encoding guanine nucleotide-binding protein subunit beta-5b isoform X1 produces MACQGLLKGETLATLKRETDSLKKKLEVERGKLNDVELHQAAEKTEVLGAFSIKTRRVLKGHGNKVLCMDWCKDKRRLVSSSQDGKVIVWDAFTLNKEHGVTLPCTWVLACAYAPSGCAVACGGLDNKCSVIPLSMDKNENLAAKKKSVAMHTNYVSGCAFTSSDMQMLTSSGDGTCALWDVESGQLLQSFHGHTADVLSLDLAPSETGNTFVSGGSDMKANVWDMRSGQNIQSFETHESDINCVKYYPSGDAFATASDDATCRFYDLRADREVAVYQKDSIVFGASTVDFSLSGRLLFAGYNDYTINVWDVLKGTRVSILFGHENRVSRLRLSPDGTALCSASWDNTLRIWA; encoded by the exons ATGGCCTGTCAGGGGCTCCTGAAGGGGGAAACCCTGGCGACTCTGAAGAGGGAGACTGACAGTctgaagaagaagctggaggtGGAGCGAGGCAAACTGAACGACGTGGAGC TGCACCAGGCGGCTGAGAAGACGGAGGTGCTGGGTGCTTTCTCCATAAAGACCAGACGTGTCCTGAAGGGTCATGGGAACAAGGTGCTCTGTATGGACTGGTGCAAAGACAAACGTCGTCTAGTCAGCTCctcacag GATGGAAAAGTGATTGTGTGGGATGCATTCACTCTTAATAAG gagcATGGGGTGACCCTGCCGTGTACGTGGGTACTGGCGTGTGCTTATGCTCCCTCAGGTTGTGCTGTGGCGTGTGG TGGACTGGATAACAAGTGCTCGGTCATCCCGCTGTCAATGGACAAAAATGAGAACTTGGCTGCGAAGAAGAAGTCGGTCGCCATGCACACCAACTACGTATCAGGCTGCGCCTTCACCAGCTCCGACATGCAG atGCTGACCTCCAGTGGTGACGGCACATGTGCCTTGTGGGATGTGGAGAGcgggcagctgctgcagagtttcCATGGTCACACAGCTGATGTCTTGTCCCTGGACCTCGCCCCGTCTGAAACTGGAAACACTTTTGTGTCCGGg ggCAGTGATATGAAGGCCAACGTGTGGGACATGCGCTCTGGACAGAACATTCAGTCTTTTGAGACCCACGAGTCCGACATCAACTGTGTAAA gtacTACCCCAGTGGAGATGCATTTGCTACTGCTTCTGACGATGCCACC tGTCGTTTCTATGATCTACGAGCTGACCGTGAAGTCGCTGTCTACCAGAAGGACAGCATCGTATTCGGTGCTTCCACTGTGGACTTCTCCCTGAGTG GCCGCCTGCTTTTCGCTGGTTATAACGACTACACCATCAATGTGTGGGACGTTCTGAAGGGAACTCGTGTGTCCATCCTGTTTGGCCACGAGAACCGTGTCAGCAGACTCAGATTGTCGCCTGACGGCACGGCCCTCTGCTCGGCCTCGTGGGACAACACCTTACGG ATTTGGGCCTAG
- the gnb5b gene encoding guanine nucleotide-binding protein subunit beta-5b isoform X2: protein MCDQTFVAITFGPCDSCGKNSPLMNIYIKTEAINYCSFCVEVMACQGLLKGETLATLKRETDSLKKKLEVERGKLNDVELHQAAEKTEVLGAFSIKTRRVLKGHGNKVLCMDWCKDKRRLVSSSQDGKVIVWDAFTLNKEHGVTLPCTWVLACAYAPSGCAVACGGLDNKCSVIPLSMDKNENLAAKKKSVAMHTNYVSGCAFTSSDMQMLTSSGDGTCALWDVESGQLLQSFHGHTADVLSLDLAPSETGNTFVSGGSDMKANVWDMRSGQNIQSFETHESDINCVKYYPSGDAFATASDDATCRFYDLRADREVAVYQKDSIVFGASTVDFSLSGRLLFAGYNDYTINVWDVLKGTRVSILFGHENRVSRLRLSPDGTALCSASWDNTLRIWA from the exons ATGTGTGACCAGACGTTCGTGGCCATCACCTTTGGCCCCTGCGACAGCTGCGGGAAAAACAGTCCTCTGATGAACATCTACATCAAGACTGAGGCCATCAACTACTGCTCCTTCTGTGTGGAAGTG ATGGCCTGTCAGGGGCTCCTGAAGGGGGAAACCCTGGCGACTCTGAAGAGGGAGACTGACAGTctgaagaagaagctggaggtGGAGCGAGGCAAACTGAACGACGTGGAGC TGCACCAGGCGGCTGAGAAGACGGAGGTGCTGGGTGCTTTCTCCATAAAGACCAGACGTGTCCTGAAGGGTCATGGGAACAAGGTGCTCTGTATGGACTGGTGCAAAGACAAACGTCGTCTAGTCAGCTCctcacag GATGGAAAAGTGATTGTGTGGGATGCATTCACTCTTAATAAG gagcATGGGGTGACCCTGCCGTGTACGTGGGTACTGGCGTGTGCTTATGCTCCCTCAGGTTGTGCTGTGGCGTGTGG TGGACTGGATAACAAGTGCTCGGTCATCCCGCTGTCAATGGACAAAAATGAGAACTTGGCTGCGAAGAAGAAGTCGGTCGCCATGCACACCAACTACGTATCAGGCTGCGCCTTCACCAGCTCCGACATGCAG atGCTGACCTCCAGTGGTGACGGCACATGTGCCTTGTGGGATGTGGAGAGcgggcagctgctgcagagtttcCATGGTCACACAGCTGATGTCTTGTCCCTGGACCTCGCCCCGTCTGAAACTGGAAACACTTTTGTGTCCGGg ggCAGTGATATGAAGGCCAACGTGTGGGACATGCGCTCTGGACAGAACATTCAGTCTTTTGAGACCCACGAGTCCGACATCAACTGTGTAAA gtacTACCCCAGTGGAGATGCATTTGCTACTGCTTCTGACGATGCCACC tGTCGTTTCTATGATCTACGAGCTGACCGTGAAGTCGCTGTCTACCAGAAGGACAGCATCGTATTCGGTGCTTCCACTGTGGACTTCTCCCTGAGTG GCCGCCTGCTTTTCGCTGGTTATAACGACTACACCATCAATGTGTGGGACGTTCTGAAGGGAACTCGTGTGTCCATCCTGTTTGGCCACGAGAACCGTGTCAGCAGACTCAGATTGTCGCCTGACGGCACGGCCCTCTGCTCGGCCTCGTGGGACAACACCTTACGG ATTTGGGCCTAG
- the bcl2l10 gene encoding bcl-2-like protein 10 isoform X1 yields the protein MSCGLWKETLALAEDYLSLCCTGPQPAPPPPSESAAAMRRLGQDMERQHEARFHSHAQAFLRQCGPDPCSSLRKVMEEMVGDGHLNWGRVVSLFTFTGVLARQLLEQKAAKPGLDPGQGLRQELGQWPGICRGLAETIADYLGEEKKDWLLENDGWGGFSKFSVSSREVGPDLSLKTALFAAASLGLAGLTLLLVHF from the exons ATGTCATGTGGGCTGTGGAAAGAGACCCTGGCTCTGGCAGAGGACTACCTGTCCCTTTGCTGCACAGGCCCACAACCagcccctccacctcccagcGAGTCAGCCGCTGCCATGAGACGCCTGGGCCAGGACATGGAGAGGCAGCACGAGGCTCGCTTCCACTCCCACGCTCAGGCCTTCCTGAGGCAGTGCGGGCCGGACCCCTGCTCCAGCCTCAGGAAGGTGATGGAGGAGATGGTGGGAGACGGACACTTGAACTGGGGGAGGGTTGTTTCCCTTTTCACCTTTACAGGGGTGCTGGCCAGACAGCTGCTGGAGCAGAAGGCCGCTAAGCCGGGGCTGGACCCCGGACAGGGGTTGAGACAGGAACTGGGACAGTGGCCCGGGATCTGCAGGGGACTGGCAGAGACCATAGCTGATTACctgggagaggagaagaaggactGGCTGCTGGAGAATGATGGATGG GGTGGGTTCAGTAAGTTCTCCGTCAGTTCCAGAGAGGTGGGCCCGGACCTGTCGCTGAAGACGGCCCTGTTTGCGGCTGCCAGCTTGGGCCTCGCTGGACTCACCTTGCTCCTG GTTCATTTCTAA
- the bcl2l10 gene encoding bcl-2-like protein 10 isoform X2, protein MSCGLWKETLALAEDYLSLCCTGPQPAPPPPSESAAAMRRLGQDMERQHEARFHSHAQAFLRQCGPDPCSSLRKVMEEMVGDGHLNWGRVVSLFTFTGVLARQLLEQKAAKPGLDPGQGLRQELGQWPGICRGLAETIADYLGEEKKDWLLENDGWGGFSKFSVSSREVGPDLSLKTALFAAASLGLAGLTLLLVR, encoded by the exons ATGTCATGTGGGCTGTGGAAAGAGACCCTGGCTCTGGCAGAGGACTACCTGTCCCTTTGCTGCACAGGCCCACAACCagcccctccacctcccagcGAGTCAGCCGCTGCCATGAGACGCCTGGGCCAGGACATGGAGAGGCAGCACGAGGCTCGCTTCCACTCCCACGCTCAGGCCTTCCTGAGGCAGTGCGGGCCGGACCCCTGCTCCAGCCTCAGGAAGGTGATGGAGGAGATGGTGGGAGACGGACACTTGAACTGGGGGAGGGTTGTTTCCCTTTTCACCTTTACAGGGGTGCTGGCCAGACAGCTGCTGGAGCAGAAGGCCGCTAAGCCGGGGCTGGACCCCGGACAGGGGTTGAGACAGGAACTGGGACAGTGGCCCGGGATCTGCAGGGGACTGGCAGAGACCATAGCTGATTACctgggagaggagaagaaggactGGCTGCTGGAGAATGATGGATGG GGTGGGTTCAGTAAGTTCTCCGTCAGTTCCAGAGAGGTGGGCCCGGACCTGTCGCTGAAGACGGCCCTGTTTGCGGCTGCCAGCTTGGGCCTCGCTGGACTCACCTTGCTCCTGGTGCGCTAG